A stretch of Mus musculus strain C57BL/6J chromosome 19, GRCm38.p6 C57BL/6J DNA encodes these proteins:
- the Scgb2a2 gene encoding secretoglobin, family 2A, member 2 precursor translates to MKLVVLFMLVTIPICCYANGTSGCGILDNIINGTISSSVSEDKYLEMVKPYILLPSTRSAVKEFKQCFLSQTEDTLSNVGLMMEIIFNSEECQQSS, encoded by the exons ATGAAGCTGGTGGTTCTATTCATGTTGGTCACCATCCCCATTTGCTGCTATGCCAATG GTACTTCTGGCTGCGGTATTCTAGATAATATTATCAACGGTACAATTAGCTCATCTGTGTCTGAGGATAAATATTTGGAAATGGTTAAACCATATATACTCCTACCTAGTACTAGAAGCGCTGTGAAAGAATTCAAACAATGTTTTCTATCCCAGACGGAGGACACTCTGTCCAATGTTGGCCTGATGATG GAAATAATATTTAACAGCGAAGAGTGCCAACAGTCATCATAA